The DNA window AAGTCGGCAAACACTGTATGTTTGGCGGACAGGTCGGATTGGGCGGACATATTACCATTGGTGATAATGCGAATATAGGTGCTCAGTCTGGTATAATAAGCAATATCGAACCCGATGCAAAAATACTTGGGTCCCCGGCAGTACCAGTGAAAGATTTCTTCAGATCAAGTATCATATTTCCTAAATTGCCTGAAATGTACAGGCAGTTAGCACAGTTGCAAAAGGAAATTGATGCATTGAAAGCAAATAAACATGAATAATATATTTTAAAAAAATGAGCAAACAGCACACTCTGAAAGGCAGTTTTACATTGCAAGGAAAAGGGCTGCATACAGGATTACCTATAACCATAACATTTAATCCTGCCCCGGACAATCACGGATATAAAATAAAAAGAGTAGACCTGGAAGGTCAGCCTATAATTGATGCAGTTGCCGAAAATGTAGGAAATACGCAGCGTGGTACTGTTCTTATAAAGGATAATGTGCAGGTGAGTACTATAGAGCATGCTATGGCTGCTTTGTATGCTCTTAAGATAGATAACTGTCTTATTGAAGTGAATGCTCCTGAGTTTCCGATATTGGATGGGAGTTCGATACAATATGTACAGGGAATATTTGCAGTAGGAACCGAAGAGCAAACAGAGGAAAGAGACTATTTTGTTGTTCGCAGCAAGATGGAAGTCGTGGACGAGGAAACCGGGTCTAAACTAACTCTATTGCCTGATGATCGTTTTTGCATCAATTCGTTTATTGAATTCGAATCTAAATATATTCCGAATCAATCGGCTACTCTCGAAAATCTAGCTGATTTTCCTAAAGAAATAGCCAATGCGAGAACTTTTGTTTTTGTACGTGAAATACAAAAACTGCTTGAAGCCGGATTGATAAAAGGTGGAGACCTCGATAATGCAATCGTTATCTATGAGCGTCAAATATCTCAGCAAGACCTTGACAGTTTAGCTGATTTGCTTGGTGTACCATATAAAGATGCTACAGAGCTTGGATATCTGAATAACAAGCAAATAATGTACCCGAATGAGCCCGCTCGCCATAAACTATTGGATATAATAGGAGATATGGCATTGATAGGGAAACCTATCAGAGGTAGAATTATTGCTACCCGTCCGGGACATAAGATCAATAATAAGCTGGCACGTTTAGTTCGCAAGCAGATTAAGCTGAATGAAGTTCAGCCGCCTGTATATGAGCCTAATAAACCGGCAGTGTTTGATATAAACAGAATTAAGGAGCTATTGCCTCACAGGTATCCGTTTTTGATGGTGGATAAAGTGATTGAGGTAGGGCAA is part of the Dysgonomonas mossii genome and encodes:
- a CDS encoding bifunctional UDP-3-O-[3-hydroxymyristoyl] N-acetylglucosamine deacetylase/3-hydroxyacyl-ACP dehydratase, with translation MSKQHTLKGSFTLQGKGLHTGLPITITFNPAPDNHGYKIKRVDLEGQPIIDAVAENVGNTQRGTVLIKDNVQVSTIEHAMAALYALKIDNCLIEVNAPEFPILDGSSIQYVQGIFAVGTEEQTEERDYFVVRSKMEVVDEETGSKLTLLPDDRFCINSFIEFESKYIPNQSATLENLADFPKEIANARTFVFVREIQKLLEAGLIKGGDLDNAIVIYERQISQQDLDSLADLLGVPYKDATELGYLNNKQIMYPNEPARHKLLDIIGDMALIGKPIRGRIIATRPGHKINNKLARLVRKQIKLNEVQPPVYEPNKPAVFDINRIKELLPHRYPFLMVDKVIEVGQKHIVGIKNITTNEPYFQGHFPQEPVMPGVLQVEAMAQVGGLLVLSQIDEPERYSTYFLKIDNVKFRTKVVPGDTLIFRLNMMSEIRRGIANMKGFTFIGDRLVSEAEFTAQIVKNK